From the genome of Syntrophobacterales bacterium, one region includes:
- a CDS encoding restriction endonuclease has translation MTIEFNVGEKYTNDQIRFALNVENLGGIRPSVDAGKHLNHLVILTTTEQYQKNLSENPYHDRIENNVLIYTAQGRIGDQEITGRNRRIIEQYSAAIPFYGFSNEGKQTYIFLGLLELLRHYQEYQIDKKNILRKVWVFEFYIHNEISVVPIQQAKTLIAAIFEDSRRIRDFDKEEREVVVFETPAEFFEKTSYKTEEIRSQLLQINPYRFESLVRDVVESNGFTNVTVTPPSQDGGIDVDAYVLDSNYFFSKTHVQFQVKRWRHSVGSVEINNFRGALQTTAKGVFVTTSHFTKAAIQESEHVVKPCISLIDGFKFSKLVMDTGINLNKYF, from the coding sequence ATGACCATAGAATTTAATGTTGGTGAAAAATATACAAACGACCAGATTCGCTTTGCCTTAAATGTAGAAAATTTGGGCGGGATTCGACCCTCTGTTGACGCAGGAAAGCATCTTAACCATTTGGTTATCTTAACCACAACCGAACAGTACCAGAAAAATCTGTCAGAAAATCCTTATCATGACAGAATTGAGAATAATGTTCTGATTTATACAGCCCAAGGAAGAATTGGGGACCAAGAAATCACTGGCCGGAATAGGAGGATTATTGAACAATACTCTGCAGCAATTCCCTTTTATGGTTTCTCAAATGAAGGGAAACAAACATATATTTTTCTTGGATTACTTGAGTTGCTTCGGCATTATCAGGAATATCAGATAGACAAGAAGAATATTTTGAGAAAAGTTTGGGTATTTGAATTTTATATTCATAATGAAATAAGCGTGGTGCCCATTCAACAGGCAAAAACTCTGATAGCTGCAATATTTGAAGATTCAAGGCGAATACGTGATTTTGACAAGGAAGAGAGAGAAGTTGTCGTTTTTGAAACACCGGCCGAATTTTTCGAAAAGACTAGCTATAAGACAGAAGAAATTAGGTCTCAACTTCTGCAAATTAATCCATACCGGTTTGAATCGCTTGTAAGAGATGTTGTCGAATCCAATGGTTTTACAAACGTTACTGTAACTCCCCCATCGCAGGATGGAGGAATCGATGTTGATGCATATGTCTTAGATTCGAATTACTTCTTTTCGAAAACTCATGTTCAATTTCAAGTAAAACGCTGGCGTCATTCTGTAGGCAGTGTTGAGATTAATAATTTTCGAGGTGCATTACAGACCACTGCAAAAGGCGTCTTCGTAACAACAAGCCACTTCACTAAAGCGGCGATTCAGGAATCGGAACATGTCGTCAAACCATGCATTTCGCTCATTGACGGGTTCAAGTTTTCAAAGCTCGTTATGGATACAGGGATAAACCTGAACAAATATTTTTAA
- a CDS encoding HIRAN domain-containing protein encodes MDKSGNSPESFFDVFRAVSYDQFKVKIESVRRQRGDLRLAKKQREQAVHDAQAKASSIRSPGKREWLSRAASVYDVNFIVMAKPDFWHWLEKVHACSHLHLDLKPESHAVEPFYNCRWCGATVACACRYPDGRPLTGASHHWARREATNNELFRPIFVRPGICYRCRGDESLAAAYQHGKDRIERLLWRELLQEEIELQCGMQQPDYESLDQIIRASSWNGGQWKFASTILTQDESGVILQVLERALRIKRILRKAGRQETIKSTLIDFVKAYSHLCNSFSPHDIGDNLYALEDDLVDDGGFLRDYADMPYTLHLPTSHGNPVMWRSYDLERHPEKVTALPYPFQLALLAQFVEEGPLPILSDTRRMAKERLVPLLDGYSAECDLDWAMKGVQHADTGLFLKMITQAWEKDRTVVEKRRDEIRQNLVEHRMLWAVWEYDRYASGNYSGFENSVKKNADLGKWLLSASGPPDVNTLLKRGEVVTNVVGMKYIPWDAYLDLDRYIGKGGFHLLRETDNQADPKAITVYLEGFGRTGYIKRSLAALLAPAMDHGMEIEAELFARHYPYYDHDMTLYLRLKQAAAPLKPPDRSKKYRKRPQKKPELVVVRKETEQEKALSKAKHSLDEAQHWLEEDIGHERIPDSLHTAVMYAMESWFFGQGIKPDMGNGWHSMKAQFIKQAPHQLRFRVESALRKSASLQGHVGGVLVRYALQGNPKAGSRRWRWEVAVVIKQIGTLIRLTEETIS; translated from the coding sequence ATGGACAAAAGCGGTAATTCCCCCGAAAGTTTCTTTGATGTTTTTAGGGCCGTTTCCTATGATCAGTTCAAGGTAAAAATAGAAAGCGTCCGCAGGCAAAGAGGCGACCTGCGCCTTGCAAAAAAACAACGGGAGCAGGCGGTCCACGATGCTCAGGCGAAGGCTTCCAGTATCCGCAGTCCGGGAAAAAGAGAGTGGCTTTCGCGAGCGGCATCCGTATATGATGTCAATTTTATCGTCATGGCCAAGCCCGACTTCTGGCATTGGCTGGAAAAGGTCCACGCTTGTTCCCACCTCCATCTGGACCTGAAACCGGAAAGCCACGCTGTCGAACCCTTCTACAACTGCCGGTGGTGCGGCGCCACGGTGGCCTGCGCCTGCCGTTACCCGGACGGTCGACCGCTCACCGGCGCCTCCCATCACTGGGCGAGACGTGAAGCGACCAATAATGAACTCTTCCGACCAATCTTCGTTCGACCCGGCATCTGCTACCGATGCCGAGGAGATGAATCGCTGGCGGCAGCCTATCAACACGGGAAAGACCGCATCGAGCGGCTTTTGTGGCGGGAACTGCTTCAGGAAGAGATTGAGTTGCAGTGCGGCATGCAGCAACCGGATTACGAGTCCCTGGATCAGATCATCCGCGCGAGCTCCTGGAATGGGGGCCAGTGGAAATTCGCGTCCACCATACTTACCCAAGATGAAAGCGGCGTTATCCTACAGGTGCTTGAACGCGCCTTGCGCATCAAGAGGATATTGCGCAAAGCCGGAAGGCAGGAGACCATCAAAAGCACACTCATCGATTTCGTGAAGGCCTATTCCCACTTATGCAACAGCTTTAGCCCTCATGACATCGGCGACAACCTTTACGCCCTGGAAGACGATCTGGTCGATGACGGCGGGTTTCTTCGTGATTATGCCGATATGCCGTATACGCTGCATCTGCCTACCAGCCACGGGAATCCCGTCATGTGGCGGTCCTACGACCTGGAAAGGCATCCCGAAAAGGTGACGGCACTGCCCTATCCCTTTCAACTGGCGCTTCTCGCGCAATTCGTCGAGGAGGGCCCGCTGCCCATTCTGAGCGACACCCGGCGCATGGCGAAAGAGCGGCTGGTCCCCCTACTGGATGGATACAGCGCTGAATGCGATTTAGATTGGGCGATGAAGGGTGTACAGCACGCCGACACGGGTCTGTTTCTCAAGATGATCACTCAAGCATGGGAAAAAGACCGCACCGTTGTGGAAAAACGACGGGATGAAATCCGGCAAAATCTGGTAGAACATCGGATGCTTTGGGCCGTCTGGGAATATGACCGGTACGCTTCCGGAAATTACTCGGGCTTCGAAAACAGTGTTAAGAAGAACGCGGACCTCGGAAAATGGCTGCTTTCTGCAAGCGGCCCGCCCGACGTGAACACTCTCTTGAAGAGAGGAGAAGTCGTCACCAACGTCGTCGGCATGAAATACATACCCTGGGACGCCTATCTCGATCTTGACCGGTATATCGGCAAGGGCGGGTTCCATCTGCTCAGAGAGACAGACAACCAAGCCGACCCCAAGGCCATTACGGTATATTTGGAGGGATTCGGCAGAACAGGATATATCAAGCGCTCCCTCGCCGCCTTACTCGCACCGGCGATGGATCACGGGATGGAGATAGAGGCGGAGCTCTTTGCCCGGCATTATCCTTATTATGACCATGATATGACTCTGTACCTGCGTCTGAAACAGGCAGCGGCTCCGTTGAAGCCTCCCGACAGGTCGAAAAAGTATCGCAAACGTCCCCAGAAGAAACCGGAATTAGTTGTTGTCAGGAAGGAAACCGAACAAGAAAAGGCATTGAGCAAAGCCAAGCACAGTCTCGACGAGGCCCAGCACTGGTTGGAAGAGGATATTGGACATGAACGGATACCGGACAGTCTGCACACGGCAGTCATGTACGCCATGGAGTCGTGGTTCTTCGGCCAAGGAATTAAACCGGACATGGGCAATGGCTGGCACTCAATGAAAGCGCAGTTCATAAAACAGGCTCCGCATCAGCTCCGCTTCAGGGTTGAAAGCGCCTTGCGCAAGTCCGCTTCCCTCCAAGGGCATGTTGGCGGCGTCCTTGTCCGCTATGCCTTACAGGGCAACCCAAAGGCGGGAAGCCGACGATGGCGCTGGGAAGTTGCCGTCGTCATCAAGCAGATCGGTACGTTGATCCGGTTGACGGAAGAAACCATCTCCTGA
- a CDS encoding acetate--CoA ligase family protein produces the protein MLKNEIREILEKSKGSGWVLEPDAKNILRLSGIDVPRFTMAASFAEATRFCRGKGYPVAAKVVSPDIMHKSDAGGVVIGINNDDSLFAAFERFRTMKGFTGMLVEEMVSGLEMMAGAKVDSQFGPVILFGMGGTEVELYKDTGIRMAPLQKNDVNSMIKCLKAHPLLEGYRGAPPVNREALTRTLIAFSGLVMEIHEFIESIDLNPLFCSPERCVVGDARFVLK, from the coding sequence ATGCTGAAAAATGAAATCAGGGAGATACTGGAGAAGTCCAAGGGCAGTGGGTGGGTGTTGGAACCGGATGCAAAGAATATCCTGCGTCTTTCGGGGATCGACGTTCCCCGTTTTACGATGGCCGCAAGCTTCGCAGAAGCAACCCGCTTTTGCCGGGGAAAGGGATATCCGGTTGCTGCAAAAGTCGTTTCGCCCGACATCATGCATAAATCCGATGCGGGAGGGGTTGTGATCGGAATCAATAATGACGATTCGCTTTTTGCGGCCTTCGAGCGGTTCCGCACGATGAAGGGCTTTACCGGGATGCTGGTTGAAGAAATGGTCTCCGGTCTGGAAATGATGGCCGGCGCCAAGGTTGATAGCCAGTTCGGCCCGGTCATTCTTTTCGGGATGGGGGGTACGGAAGTGGAGCTCTACAAGGATACGGGTATCCGGATGGCTCCCCTGCAAAAAAACGACGTTAATTCAATGATTAAATGTCTTAAAGCTCATCCCTTGCTGGAAGGTTACCGGGGCGCCCCGCCGGTCAACCGGGAGGCATTGACCCGGACGCTAATCGCGTTTTCCGGGCTGGTTATGGAGATTCATGAATTTATTGAATCCATTGACCTGAATCCGCTCTTTTGTTCCCCGGAGCGCTGCGTAGTAGGGGATGCACGCTTCGTGCTGAAGTAA
- a CDS encoding peptide-binding protein codes for MREVKRNIILLIFCLLVSSCGSQEKAPLAGPTASQAPAYGDIIVEGSIGDASNLIPLLASDSTSHEIAGLIYNGLVKYDKDLRVVGDLAESWEISPDGLVITFHLRRKVRWHDGAPFTAADVLYTYQVTIDPRTPTAYAGDFLKVKKAEVIDDFTFRATYDKPFAPALMSWSIGIMPQHLLDGKDITRSSLGRHPVGTGGYKFKEWVGGQKIVLVANRDYFEGRPYIDGYILRIIPDSATMFLELRAGGIDRMGLTPLQYKRQTENNLFKKNYQKYLYLSNSYTYLGYNLKNPLFADKRVRQALAYAINRQEIIDGILLGLGKIATGPFKPGTWVYNPKVRDYPYDPQKAKALLAEAGWQDRNGDGILDKEGRPFEFEIITNQGNEVRAKTAEIIQQRLAEVGIKAKLRVIEWAAFVNDFINKRKFDATLLGWTIPLDPDIYDVWHSSKTGPEELNFISYKNPEVDSLIEKARSTFDQPLRKRYYDRIQELLADEQPYLFLYVPDALPIVSARFRGIEVAPLGIGHNFIKWYAPKTEQKFVMKE; via the coding sequence GTGAGAGAAGTGAAACGCAATATTATTCTTTTGATATTTTGCCTGCTGGTGTCGTCCTGCGGCAGCCAGGAAAAGGCGCCTCTTGCGGGACCAACTGCTTCGCAAGCTCCGGCCTATGGCGACATTATCGTTGAAGGTTCGATCGGCGACGCCTCCAATCTCATCCCGTTGCTTGCTTCCGATTCAACCTCCCACGAAATTGCCGGTCTCATCTACAACGGCCTTGTCAAGTACGACAAGGATTTAAGGGTTGTCGGTGATTTGGCCGAATCATGGGAGATATCCCCCGACGGGCTCGTCATAACCTTTCACCTGCGCCGGAAGGTTCGCTGGCACGACGGCGCCCCTTTCACCGCAGCGGATGTGCTTTACACCTACCAGGTTACCATCGATCCCCGTACGCCAACCGCTTATGCAGGCGACTTTCTGAAGGTGAAGAAGGCAGAAGTTATTGATGATTTTACATTCAGGGCGACGTACGACAAACCGTTTGCCCCCGCCTTGATGAGTTGGTCGATCGGCATCATGCCGCAGCATCTCCTGGACGGAAAAGATATCACCCGTTCCTCGCTCGGCCGCCACCCGGTCGGCACAGGGGGTTACAAATTCAAGGAGTGGGTCGGCGGCCAGAAAATCGTGCTTGTTGCCAATCGGGACTATTTCGAAGGCCGGCCCTATATCGACGGCTATATCCTGCGGATTATCCCGGATTCGGCAACGATGTTTCTGGAATTGCGGGCGGGCGGCATTGACCGGATGGGGCTGACCCCGCTTCAGTACAAAAGGCAGACGGAAAACAATCTTTTCAAAAAAAACTATCAAAAATATCTGTATCTTTCCAATTCATACACCTATCTGGGATACAACTTGAAAAACCCCCTTTTTGCCGACAAACGGGTTCGCCAGGCGCTTGCCTATGCGATAAACCGGCAGGAGATAATCGACGGTATTCTGCTGGGACTGGGTAAAATTGCCACCGGGCCGTTTAAGCCGGGGACCTGGGTATATAACCCGAAGGTGCGCGATTATCCGTACGATCCGCAAAAGGCGAAGGCGCTTCTGGCCGAGGCCGGTTGGCAGGATCGTAACGGCGACGGCATCCTGGATAAAGAGGGACGTCCTTTCGAGTTTGAAATAATTACGAACCAGGGAAACGAGGTGCGGGCCAAGACCGCAGAAATTATTCAGCAGCGTCTGGCCGAGGTCGGCATCAAGGCCAAGTTGAGGGTTATCGAGTGGGCCGCTTTTGTGAATGATTTCATCAACAAAAGGAAGTTTGACGCGACACTCCTCGGCTGGACGATTCCCCTGGATCCGGACATCTACGACGTCTGGCACTCCAGCAAGACGGGGCCGGAGGAACTGAATTTTATCTCGTACAAAAATCCCGAGGTTGATTCGCTAATCGAAAAGGCAAGGAGCACCTTCGACCAGCCCCTCCGAAAACGCTATTATGACAGAATCCAGGAGCTCCTCGCCGACGAACAGCCATACCTTTTCCTCTATGTGCCCGACGCCCTGCCGATCGTCAGCGCCCGCTTCCGCGGCATCGAAGTCGCCCCGCTCGGGATCGGCCACAATTTCATCAAATGGTACGCGCCGAAAACGGAACAGAAATTTGTCATGAAGGAGTAG
- a CDS encoding CoA-binding protein: MDFSYLFQPKTMAVIGVSLQNDQNPANVIFRKNLLRYPVKVYPVNPRGGVLQGEAVFKQISDIPERIDLAVIAARAEQVPEILSRCIEAKVGGAVIISGGFSEIGRHDLQEQLAVLAKKADFPFVGPNCLGIYAPAIVDTFFLPIERMIRPEPGNVAVVSQSGGILVDVMLKFKEEGIGLSLGVSIGNKALIREIDLLRYLENDPATKVIAFYVEGFAEGEGRDFVLAAAACEKPVIMIKSGKSPGGSRAVSSHTASLAGDYEVFSQVMAQMGVVEAKNELELISFCEALSCYQTPIDGKVAIVTCSGGHGAITVDVCAAQGLQVPQLAPREQELLKEGISDSIKNIASLSNPIDLTGSGVDEDFIAVASHLSAMPEIDCVLMLLLPYTPGITSDLGARLSSIFQKAGKALIAYVPHVEKYEMMIEGFELNGVPVAHSIEAAVLMAAALKRCKPC, translated from the coding sequence ATGGATTTTAGCTATCTTTTTCAACCAAAAACCATGGCGGTAATCGGCGTTTCACTGCAGAACGACCAAAATCCGGCCAACGTGATTTTCCGAAAAAACCTGCTGCGCTATCCGGTAAAGGTCTATCCGGTCAATCCCCGAGGGGGAGTCCTGCAGGGGGAGGCGGTTTTCAAACAAATATCCGATATTCCTGAAAGAATTGATTTGGCTGTAATTGCCGCCCGCGCCGAACAGGTGCCCGAGATTCTTTCTCGGTGCATCGAGGCCAAGGTGGGTGGCGCCGTGATCATCTCGGGAGGGTTTTCCGAAATCGGTCGCCATGACCTCCAGGAACAACTCGCGGTTCTGGCAAAAAAAGCCGATTTCCCCTTTGTCGGCCCGAATTGCCTTGGCATTTACGCCCCGGCCATCGTGGATACTTTCTTTTTGCCGATCGAGCGCATGATCAGGCCGGAGCCTGGGAATGTGGCGGTGGTAAGTCAGAGCGGGGGCATCCTGGTGGACGTCATGCTCAAATTCAAGGAAGAGGGGATAGGACTCTCCCTCGGGGTAAGTATCGGGAATAAGGCGCTGATCAGGGAAATCGATCTGCTGCGGTATCTCGAAAATGACCCGGCAACGAAGGTTATCGCCTTTTATGTCGAAGGCTTTGCCGAGGGAGAGGGGCGGGACTTTGTCCTTGCTGCGGCCGCCTGCGAGAAGCCGGTTATTATGATCAAATCCGGAAAGAGCCCCGGCGGGAGCAGAGCGGTTTCGAGCCATACCGCCTCCCTTGCCGGCGATTATGAGGTATTTTCTCAGGTAATGGCGCAAATGGGCGTAGTGGAGGCGAAAAATGAACTGGAGCTAATCTCCTTTTGTGAAGCTCTAAGCTGTTATCAAACGCCCATTGACGGCAAGGTCGCGATTGTTACCTGCAGCGGCGGGCATGGCGCCATCACCGTCGATGTCTGCGCGGCCCAGGGCCTGCAAGTGCCGCAGCTCGCTCCCCGGGAGCAGGAACTGCTCAAGGAAGGGATCTCCGACAGCATCAAGAACATCGCTTCGCTTTCCAACCCCATTGATTTGACGGGCAGCGGCGTGGACGAAGACTTTATCGCCGTGGCCAGTCATCTAAGCGCCATGCCGGAAATTGACTGCGTCTTGATGCTGCTTCTTCCCTACACCCCCGGAATCACCTCCGATCTGGGGGCGAGGCTGAGTTCCATTTTTCAAAAGGCGGGGAAGGCGCTAATCGCCTATGTGCCGCATGTGGAAAAATATGAGATGATGATCGAGGGATTTGAGCTCAATGGAGTTCCGGTGGCTCACTCGATTGAAGCGGCGGTGCTGATGGCCGCGGCGTTGAAGAGGTGCAAACCATGCTGA
- a CDS encoding nucleotidyltransferase domain-containing protein, with the protein MVKEKYTVSEIKKIINSLAEILIANRIAVEKIILYGSYAKGTPRAHSDIDLAIISPDFKGKKMFEIQATLARLLAQYLSAAEMVGYSSDEFRSASPETFIGEIKRTGKVLYAA; encoded by the coding sequence ATGGTTAAAGAAAAATACACCGTATCTGAAATCAAAAAAATCATAAATAGCCTTGCAGAAATATTAATCGCAAATCGCATAGCGGTGGAGAAAATAATCCTTTACGGTTCATATGCGAAAGGAACTCCGCGGGCTCATTCCGACATTGATCTTGCCATCATATCCCCAGATTTTAAAGGTAAGAAGATGTTTGAGATACAAGCTACACTTGCCCGTTTGCTGGCTCAATACCTATCGGCCGCAGAAATGGTTGGATATTCTTCTGACGAGTTTCGGTCTGCATCCCCTGAGACCTTCATCGGTGAAATTAAACGAACTGGCAAGGTTCTCTATGCAGCTTGA
- a CDS encoding DNA cytosine methyltransferase — MKAKRIAAFDNSAIEQYTDVSYKKTVAEFFAGIGLMRMGLERKGWTIEYANDISADKYNMYSEHFHDDNSHFVLADIHNLKAEDIPSVALATASFPCNDLSLAGMRRGLDGKESSAYWGFVRILDEMGNRRPPLVLLENVAGFLTSHGGRDFQAMNGLGYNVDPTDH; from the coding sequence ATGAAGGCAAAAAGAATTGCTGCTTTCGATAACAGTGCCATTGAGCAATACACGGATGTTTCATATAAAAAGACAGTCGCGGAGTTTTTCGCGGGCATCGGGCTCATGCGGATGGGACTGGAGAGAAAAGGATGGACAATCGAGTATGCCAACGATATCTCCGCAGATAAATATAATATGTATTCCGAACACTTCCATGACGATAATTCCCATTTCGTTCTAGCCGACATACATAATTTGAAGGCTGAAGACATTCCATCAGTCGCTTTGGCCACAGCATCATTTCCCTGCAACGACCTTTCCTTAGCCGGCATGCGAAGGGGTTTGGATGGCAAAGAATCATCGGCGTATTGGGGATTTGTCCGCATACTTGACGAAATGGGCAACCGGCGTCCGCCCCTTGTACTGCTTGAAAACGTTGCCGGATTCTTGACTTCTCATGGCGGCCGTGATTTTCAAGCCATGAATGGCTTGGGCTACAACGTTGACCCCACTGATCATTGA
- a CDS encoding AzlC family ABC transporter permease, with amino-acid sequence MNSGSSDKNFSLSTFRKGFAAAWPVCLGYIAVGLAFGVIARKAGLQPLEVGLMSLFVYAGSSQFIAAAMIGSGAGLLPIVLTTFVVNLRHLLMSSALSLHLRGLSGPRTALFAYGVTDESFAVNSALFRQGNWNWQTALVVNQISNLAWVASTIVGSMLGSFVPDGALGLDYALTAMFICLLVFQVRDSLQALIALLSGILAVAIALFVPGNYHVILASFFAATIGLILRRRKKAREKS; translated from the coding sequence ATGAATTCTGGTTCTTCAGATAAAAATTTTTCGCTCAGCACTTTCAGAAAAGGATTCGCCGCCGCCTGGCCCGTCTGCCTTGGCTATATTGCGGTCGGATTGGCCTTTGGCGTAATTGCCCGGAAGGCGGGCCTCCAGCCGCTGGAGGTCGGCTTGATGTCGCTTTTTGTTTACGCCGGCAGCTCCCAGTTTATCGCTGCCGCGATGATCGGCAGCGGCGCCGGATTATTGCCGATCGTTCTCACCACATTTGTCGTCAATCTTCGCCATCTGCTGATGAGCTCGGCTTTATCGCTCCATCTGCGCGGATTGAGCGGCCCCCGGACGGCGCTTTTCGCCTATGGCGTTACCGACGAGAGCTTTGCAGTGAACTCCGCCCTTTTTCGTCAAGGCAACTGGAACTGGCAGACAGCGCTTGTTGTCAATCAGATAAGCAACCTGGCCTGGGTGGCAAGCACGATTGTCGGCAGCATGTTAGGCAGCTTTGTGCCGGATGGCGCGTTGGGGCTTGACTATGCGCTGACAGCCATGTTCATCTGTCTTTTGGTATTTCAGGTCAGGGATTCGCTGCAAGCTCTAATAGCCCTGCTTTCAGGAATCCTTGCCGTCGCCATTGCGCTTTTCGTTCCGGGCAATTACCATGTTATCCTTGCCTCATTTTTCGCGGCGACTATCGGCCTGATACTCCGGAGAAGAAAAAAGGCGCGTGAAAAGTCATGA
- the vsr gene encoding DNA mismatch endonuclease Vsr: MDTFSPEKRSDIMRRVRSADTTPEKRVRALLQKLGFRFRLHRSDLPGKPDIVLPKHNTVIFVHGCFWHRHPGCNRATTPATHQEYWLPKFARTIKSDGETVKELRRQGWNVAIVWECETKDASRLTAELIGIIGHNEPLPQSASIAMVAEGQKAYNIGRYSTKTGLHKITRL, translated from the coding sequence GTGGACACGTTTTCCCCGGAAAAACGAAGCGATATAATGCGCCGTGTACGGTCAGCAGACACAACGCCTGAAAAGAGGGTGCGCGCGCTCCTCCAAAAACTTGGATTCCGGTTTCGCCTCCACCGTAGCGATCTGCCGGGCAAACCGGACATCGTCCTTCCCAAACATAATACCGTGATCTTTGTGCATGGGTGCTTCTGGCACCGACATCCGGGGTGCAATCGCGCAACAACGCCGGCCACTCATCAGGAATATTGGCTTCCCAAGTTTGCACGCACCATTAAAAGCGACGGAGAAACTGTAAAAGAGTTGCGGCGACAAGGGTGGAACGTGGCGATTGTATGGGAATGCGAAACGAAAGACGCATCCAGACTAACTGCTGAACTAATAGGAATCATCGGCCATAACGAACCGCTGCCGCAATCTGCTTCAATTGCCATGGTTGCGGAAGGACAAAAAGCTTACAATATCGGCAGATATTCAACCAAAACAGGCCTACATAAAATTACCCGTTTATGA
- a CDS encoding DUF4928 family protein, which produces MTQLELSLKGFSARYMINSKGKFALVLFLTRNASNKKFPLTAEHFLTLQKGQVAGLGKSAVQAILADHGIAHVLAEEGGRTSQGSIQKMRVYIDFLNELAQKNILDFSAIENWWIDRVGEYFSSHPFELKREFFSFRPFSLKVDSSKSIRSIVSDLLEAAFARQRACPGTMVAGAVMQHLVGAKISTALPDVDVAHEGFSVADAPSGRKGDFLIGDTAIHVTTAPTEALIRKCRDNLGQSLRPLIITTQSGVGGAVALAKNANIADRIDILEIEQFVATNVYEWSAFQQTKRSMTVRGLVESYNRIIDQCETDPSLKIAMG; this is translated from the coding sequence ATGACTCAATTAGAGTTGTCTCTCAAGGGGTTTTCAGCGCGATATATGATCAATAGCAAAGGGAAATTTGCCCTCGTCCTTTTTCTGACGCGCAACGCAAGTAACAAAAAATTCCCTTTAACCGCAGAGCATTTTTTAACTCTACAGAAAGGTCAGGTTGCCGGTCTTGGTAAAAGCGCTGTTCAGGCGATTCTTGCAGATCACGGCATTGCACACGTTCTTGCTGAGGAAGGTGGAAGAACAAGTCAAGGAAGTATTCAAAAAATGCGAGTTTACATAGATTTTTTAAATGAACTCGCACAAAAAAACATTCTCGATTTTAGCGCCATAGAAAATTGGTGGATCGACCGCGTAGGAGAATATTTTAGCTCGCATCCATTTGAACTTAAAAGAGAATTTTTCAGCTTCAGGCCGTTCAGTCTTAAGGTTGATTCTTCGAAATCGATCAGAAGCATCGTTTCCGATTTGCTTGAAGCAGCATTTGCAAGACAGCGGGCATGCCCGGGCACTATGGTCGCCGGCGCAGTCATGCAGCACCTGGTGGGGGCGAAAATCTCGACAGCTTTGCCGGATGTCGATGTCGCCCACGAAGGATTCTCTGTTGCCGATGCACCATCAGGAAGAAAAGGTGATTTTCTCATTGGCGACACGGCGATTCATGTAACGACAGCTCCGACCGAAGCGCTGATTCGTAAATGCCGGGACAATCTGGGGCAAAGCCTCAGACCACTGATTATAACCACACAGAGCGGTGTCGGAGGCGCTGTCGCGCTGGCGAAAAATGCGAATATCGCCGATCGGATTGACATTCTGGAAATAGAACAATTTGTCGCCACCAATGTATATGAATGGAGCGCCTTCCAACAGACAAAAAGGAGCATGACCGTCCGCGGGCTCGTTGAATCCTACAACCGCATAATCGATCAGTGCGAAACCGACCCCAGTTTAAAGATCGCAATGGGGTAG
- a CDS encoding AzlD domain-containing protein, translated as MNIEILIIILCMGAVTYIPRWAPLYLLSRRKLPPWFIEWLDFIPAAILSALILPSILTLGEPRHLDALTPEFLLALPTLFVAVKTRSLAATVLAGMGLFWIVQRFL; from the coding sequence ATGAACATCGAGATATTGATAATCATCCTCTGCATGGGCGCCGTCACGTATATCCCCCGCTGGGCGCCGCTTTATCTTTTGTCTCGCCGCAAGCTGCCGCCCTGGTTTATCGAGTGGCTCGATTTCATTCCCGCAGCAATCCTCAGCGCGCTTATCCTCCCGTCCATCCTGACGCTCGGCGAACCAAGGCATTTGGATGCCTTGACCCCGGAGTTTCTCCTGGCGCTTCCTACCCTTTTTGTCGCCGTCAAAACCAGATCGCTGGCAGCAACGGTTCTTGCCGGCATGGGCTTATTCTGGATAGTCCAGAGATTTTTATGA